In Hippoglossus stenolepis isolate QCI-W04-F060 chromosome 5, HSTE1.2, whole genome shotgun sequence, one genomic interval encodes:
- the tasor2 gene encoding uncharacterized protein tasor2 isoform X1 codes for MESGHVGAARKGVLVPVSDSSDVFQSRILAPLQSAYLYEESKQSFKYKSAVLIKNEQLEEKYNAFREKRRQAGYSEEDLKETFGFLLFDDVNQAHLFGETGLLTGKSACTTLGDPIKGVYISMYSDCLDLNRWYQGKSGYVAIIKLTKGRVKKVPENYTQNFTAPTVGFDCHESEELSSVSSKTSSFLAFERTQYYLYELLDEESSETALSPSAAVPFAIVSFSYTDTKAIRTPQATSEKKKLVRDYMAWRGQLQIGTQSYDVGLRSTKGALIPTKLPPVVKVEKAISMIDLMQLLPKAAFETCFSAEVFLGGLYCSLYELVPSEAKDTNSLSQLLQEIKEKDIALTVPLNDGGFLILLHSSHFSPIDDNALNASEVLQGMFIFPGSRVIKRGTKSGQIKATISSEILQVLPVLSYAEGVVEKTPLNSTEELCDVLRQHMQSYAELINPGLDLCPSREVSLFPDQYDVLDDHTNLYSSPEWTDKARQSFRSYMSKPVSFQLPVSMASEILAADEGEQREDLDDNIYCLSFPEEAPTNPIGMGSEDQLTDQKSPVNAVTSVENCLISTGAQVDFITVPQNVVPNDLQAEDATEDNSKSDLTALSKTYDTGAKTPLSSPTSDDMSAELIVSITSAEQTVTDESLNVISSMTATKHDDFQISGFSAAKLQTAGVNSLHKTVKIKTIDCPEVTNSSETKRRKLLKGHSKIWPSLEKKPKACVETESSGDSQLNNLLDIDGRKLSRKCNFGKLLYKKKVRCVTHGSAVAEEKKTDPGQQSSEDAILMDLELCPLRRKTERWELKPVISECGRILVPHGSVAFAEQIQSLKHKFQCTIDEQCSEKMLVDASVNDHKKVEMEQESNTVPLTAVDKTDDIISTDGRNLFENIVASFTNNENSLFRQSDNCSLPLHPVSSEHSSKNDGTDTPPTEVKGTGTLLPGKCAKKGEFSLSKLKSVLLKAKRKNNVLVSKETTTGIAHTEPCLSVSKETTTGIAHTEPRLSVSKETTTGIAHTEPRLTKGKDDAEALEALTSVQDTNVDVKEVTNMLSVDPRFAYALGLTPKENPDKVQKSEGQDSQFKEVSSETQEQALSNKQSQILQNPPSIFTRRGRIKMLKKHQGISEDNIKKKWWLHFQTPTHFPKLKHKEGFRDNSVRKTGTEKLNNACSSTEALNLLADLALSASIDKVPPQPALEGKSETSFKKCGLIKDVPSAGQESLLHSLLRQPAARFIQPLETSSPSPPVEDRELVGLISKEHGYSLPSSFSLLLGLPGTTFRVAPLSGSTRLLHHQQHLSRDHTVRPSVGQEDRHERNHCRTSEYQNKCLVRREKFSHSRTIVNKDKSVSVTRQWKENYDFSRDSKFASVSKGRAIVRALHGPWDSSVQDISDELRLIVHMWIGLFYSRSTARFFQDDSNFTNLCSEESDSLEMSCEMVSPPAQSENRANSFGAFPSPTDSQDPSISKVLDLSKNDNFVVDQGSVILDLSLRNSCAETVTLDPQINSDKSSVSSELKEASDILNTPKSSVGLQEARTLQCYKPMVHVTETINEVNDLRSNYANEETSSPSQKADCLDCIDKPSFEDDGSLTHAREEIKSVSIWTGNLVTPFWIGHMLHGYNKEKTHENNNIENSQTTGICLVKKQATDSLKSMTNEETESDEADDVLCIDENYESQPKDGEEWEVKENPCQEKDIQPSPKVIHKWDSTKQQLGIGCNGYCFENEKQLPREGPKPVSPGQTENVAEEDNCGKEDELDCVSHDSDLSDQSLPMKCDGLESVQDCFTDCSRQAPFDEQPPQACHDAQLRKPCANDSALTDEHAISEEAPCTPHENEPFCDESADEENPVKYTCLAEEAPHEEAPCQKAELLVSDESTCSVNGSSAAGFIPQTKDSLEMRGSNDPDDQKTKSVVLERKDNNASQEELFHHQSHSPPSEVIKKDEAEEASTKETNLKMNITNEELEKAHKEVVIPFIATDVVQLHISNPQGKIDVQGQKGIPFNSETAHPDKLTEVSSSSIMYRKEEEVNAGTISLLDGSKTNQSLVFGSEADNRCPTPTLDEVPCDCIPCSLPGGSTEKTCINITARCLSRSSTPLNLEKPLEQKLCYPSRVHRDPSPHYVQHSDEQRTLNVLKCLETFLSNSKRTDKSNQIETTDTKNGLDQKPNLSSKHLSTSSADIMNNKLGNLKPVVVSTSTSQELPKESSGHLVSSLKNKLEEVLGPQHSFERTDITKDTSIGQDDCHSYRSTPSAQCLQTIKPNIDQDGHKTTSESNLNDGPGSFNQRPVMAVKPSKNDESQSDHSSKDGQIEYSPTNAPPTTMPLEKTECFIENSGLNDENQKLSEFSTKGYQLSIVNDGNSNSDEATLAPLDPPDKYQRGSMILSSALSKQSVELAKSDQHQGFFTHSLLEKVGETIKENPKMDQKDGSEASTLFGDDNDTSITEESLIPGPQTSLTCTVFNTGRKRPYSFLEEVSRRCLQDDPTQASMEQECLIFSDQMKQLLKSSKRGQISKQDTDDTLTLSCASPLTVHFSSLEEQEDSMDLLDAPSLAGQKIKVDMSDRKNTEDEKAMHPQNLSQKTDNLKEHVDVSAVTAKSARLYEAMMDDICGVRKAPLRPKHLMNRGYKNIEPSNPFDFCDQMKREMDESFRSKLNSVVKKSCKTKYRFYILATSDDAVFEETKAQLESVGHTSIQPSKFFLGEGSSSSLLIVLRNEDIAEHICKVPHLLELKKSPGVQFAGIDEPDDVVNLTHQELFTRGGFLMFDNAALESLSLCDMKKCSDILQELGRTGKWKWMLHYRDSRRLKENARLNSEAKEKKCFLNSCQDSGILEFLPYHKCDHTSRDQPDYLTCLVRLQVQNISARYPLFITDATTDGTFGINGILTMTVNSFLTKSPSETLL; via the exons ATATTCAGAAGAGGATTTGAAGGAAACCTTTGGGTTTTTGCTGTTTGATGACGTCAACCAG GCTCATTTGTTCGGAGAGACAGGCCTTCTCACAGGAAAGAGTGCTTGCACAACTCTGGGAGATCCCATCAAAG GTGTTTACATATCAATGTACTCTGACTGTTTGGATCTGAATCGCTGGTATCAAGGAAAATCCGGATACGTTGCCATCATCAAGCTGACAAAG GGCAGAGTTAAGAAGGTTCCAGAGAACTACACCCAGAATTTCACAGCACCCACAGTTGGGTTTGACTGCCATGAGTCAGAAGAGTTGTCCTCAGTATCTTCCAAAACCAGTTCCTTTCTTGCTTTTGAAAGAACCCAG tATTACCTATATGAGCTGTTGGACGAGGAAAGCAGTGAAACAGCTCTATCTCCCAGTGCTGCCGTTCCTTTTGCTATTGTATCATTTTCATATACGGACACAAAAGCAATACGAACACCACAGGCTACAAG tgagaagaaaaaactgG ttCGTGATTACATGGCCTGGAGGGGTCAGCTTCAGATAGGCACCCAGTCCTATGATGTTGGGTTGAGGTCCACCAAAGGGGCACTGATTCCTACAAAACT gCCTCCAGTGGTCAAAGTTGAGAAAGCCATTTCCATGATAGATCTGATGCAGCTGTTGCCAAAGGCTGCCTTTGAAACCTGCTTCTCTGCTGAAG TCTTTCTTGGTGGCTTATACTGCAGTCTGTATGAGCTGGTTCCTTCTGAGGCGAAAGATACAAACTCACTCTCTCAGCTTCTGCAGGAGATCAAGGAGAAAGATATT gCTCTCACTGTTCCACTGAATGATGGTGGTTTTCTTATCCTGTTGCACTCATCCCATTTTTCCCCAATCGATG ataatgCTTTGAATGCATCTGAGGTCCTGCAaggcatgtttatttttccaggctCACGGGTCATAAAGAGAG gCACAAAATCTGGACAGATAAAGGCAACCATTTCATCTGAAATCCTTCAGGTTCTACCAGTGCTAAGTTATGCAGAGGGTGTAGTTGAGAAAACACCCCTCAACTCAACTGAAGAACTGTGTGACGTGTTGAGGCAGCACATGCAGAGCTACGCAGAACTGATAAACCCTGGGTTGGACTTATGTCCATCAAGAGAAGTCAGCCTCTTTCCAGATCAGTACGATGTGCTGGATGACCACACAAACCTCTACTCGTCCCCCGAATGGACTGACAAAGCACGACAAAGCTTCAGGTCATACATGAGCAAACCAGTCTCCTTTCAACTACCAGTGTCCATGGCTTCAGAAATTCTGGCAGCTGACGAGGGGGAGCAAAGGGAAGACCTCGATGACAATATCTACTGTCTGTCATTTCCTGAGGAGGCACCAACCAATCCTATTGGCATGGGCTCAGAAGACCAGTTGACAGACCAGAAATCTCCTGTAAATGCTGTGACATCTGTGGAGAATTGTCTAATAAGCACTGGAGCACAAGTGGATTTCATAACTGTACCTCAGAATGTTGTACCAAATGATTTGCAAGCAGAAGATGCAACTGAAGACAATTCAAAATCTGACCTGACTGCACTGAGCAAAACATATGATACGGGGGCCAAAACTCCCTTATCCTCCCCGACATCAGATGACATGTCAGCAGAGCTTATTGTCAGCATCACATCAGCAGAGCAAACTGTCACTGATGAAAGTTTAAATGTGATCAGTTCTATGACAGCAACAAAGCATGATGACTTTCAGATTTCTGGTTTTTCCGCAGCCAAATTACAAACAGCAGGAGTCAACTCTCTGCATAAGACGGTCAAAATTAAAACTATAGATTGCCCAGAGGTCACCAACAGCTCAGAAACAAAACGAAGGAAATTGCTGAAGGGGCATTCCAAAATCTGGCCAAGTCTGGAAAAGAAGCCTAAAGCTTGTGTTGAAACTGAATCATCTGGCGACTCACAGTTGAACAATCTATTGGATATTGATGGGAGAAAATTAAGTCGAAAATGCAATTTTGGAAAacttttatacaaaaaaaaggtGAGATGCGTTACACATGGTTCAGCTgtagcagaggagaaaaaaactgacCCTGGACAGCAGAGCTCGGAGGACGCCATTTTAATGGATCTTGAACTTTGTCCCCTGAGAAGGAAAACCGAGCGCTGGGAATTGAAGCCTGTTATCAGTGAATGTGGAAGGATCTTGGTTCCTCATGGCTCTGTGGCTTTTGCTGAACAGATTCAGTCTTTAAAGCATAAGTTTCAATGTACAATAGATGAACAGTGCTCTGAGAAAATGTTGGTTGATGCCTCTGTGAACGATCACAAAAAAGTCGAAATGGAGCAAGAGTCAAACACTGTGCCATTAACAGCAGTGGACAAAACGGATGACATAATATCCACGGATGGAAGGAATCTTTTTGAGAACATTGTGGCCAGTtttacaaataatgaaaatagcCTGTTTAGACAATCAGACAATTGTTCATTGCCTTTGCATCCAGTGAGTAGTGAGCATTCCTCAAAGAATGATGGCACTGACACTCCTCCAACAGAGGTTAAAGGAACTGGTACTCTCCTCCCAGGAAAGTGTGCAAAAAAGGGTGAATTTAGTTTGAGTAAACTAAAATCAGTTCTGTTaaaggcaaagagaaaaaacaatgtcCTTGTGTCcaaggaaacaacaacaggtATTGCCCACACCGAGCCTTGTCTCAGTGTGTCCAAGGAAACAACGACAGGTATTGCCCACACCGAGCCTCGTCTCAGTGTGTCCAAGGAAACAACGACAGGTATTGCCCACACCGAGCCTCGTCTCACGAAGGGCAAAGATGATGCGGAGGCATTGGAGGCCTTGACCAGTGTCCAGGACACTAATGTGGATGTCAAGGAAGTGACAAACATGCTATCAGTTGACCCTCGTTTTGCATATGCCCTTGGCCTGACCCCGAAAGAGAACCCAGATAAGGTTCAAAAGAGTGAGGGTCAGGACTCTCAATTTAAGGAAGTCTCATCAGAGACACAAGAACAAGCCCTTTCAAACAAACAGTCTCAAATCCTACAAAATCCTCCATCAATCTTCACAAGAAGGGGTAGGATTAAGATGCTCAAAAAGCATCAAGGCATCTCTGAAGacaatattaaaaagaaat GGTGGTTGCATTTTCAAACCCCAACTCATTTTcccaaactcaaacacaaagagggTTTTAGGGATAATTCTGTCAGGAAGACTGGTACGGAAAAATTGAACAATGCTTGCTCATCTACTGAAGCTTTGAACTTACTTGCTGACTTGGCCCTAAGTGCCAGTATTGACAAGGTTCCACCACAACCAGCGCTTGAGGGAAAATCTGAGACGAGTTTCAAGAAGTGTGGCCTTATAAAAGATGTTCCCAGTGCTGGACAAGAGTCACTTCTTCATTCTCTGCTTCGACAGCCTGCTGCTAGATTCATTCAGCCTCTTGAGACTTCTTCACCAAGCCCCCCTGTGGAAGACAGGGAATTGGTTGGTTTGATATCTAAAGAACATGGTTACTCATTGCCctcgtctttctctctgctgttggGTTTGCCAGGTACAACCTTCCGGGTAGCCCCTTTAAGTGGTTCTACCAGATTGCTGCACCATCAACAACACTTGAGTAGAGATCATACTGTTCGCCCCTCTGTTGGCCAGGAAGACAGACATGAACGCAACCACTGCAGGACTTCAGAATACCAGAACAAATGTTTGGTACGCAGGGAAAAGTTCAGTCACTCACGCACCATTGTTAATAAGGATAAATCTGTCAGTGTCACTAGACAATGGAAGGAAAACTATGACTTCAGCAGAGACAGCAAGTTTGCAAGTGTCTCTAAGGGGAGAGCTATCGTCCGAGCCTTGCATGG GCCGTGGGATTCCTCAGTTCAAGACATCAGTGATGAGTTACGACTCATCGTCCACATGTGGATTGGTCTGTTTTACAGCCGGTCAACAGCCAGATTCTTTCAAGATGACTCGAACTTTACAAACCTTTGTTCAGAAGAGAGTGATTCTTTGGAAATGTCCTGTGAAATGGTATCACCACCAGCTCAGTCTGAGAACAGGGCAAATTCATTTGGTGCTTTCCCAAGTCCAACAGACTCTCAAGACCCTTCAATTTCAAAGGTTTTGGACCTCAGCAAAAATGACAACTTTGTCGTTGACCAAGGATCTGTGATTTTGGACTTGTCACTGAGAAACTCTTGTGCAGAGACTGTCACTTTAGATCCACAAATCAACAGTGACAAATCTTCTGTGTCCAGTGAACTGAAAGAAGCAAGTGACATATTGAATACGCCCAAGTCATCGGTGGGACTACAGGAAGCAAGAACGTTACAG TGTTACAAACCGATGGTACACGTGACCGAGACTATCAACGAGGTGAATGATCTCAGAAGCAACTATGCAAATGAAGAAACTAGTAGTCCTTCACAAAAAGCTGACTGCCTGGATTGCATTGATAAACCATCTTTTGAAGATGATGGATCACTCACTCACGCACGAGAAGAGATAAAAAGTGTATCAATCTGGACAGGAAATCTTGTAACCCCATTTTGGATCGGCCATATGTTACATGGATACAACAAAGAGAAGACACATGAGAACAATAATATTGAAAATTCACAAACTACAGGGATATGTTTGGTTAAAAAACAAGCAACGGATTCACTCAAATCCATGACTAATGAGGAGACAGAATCAGACGAAGCAGATGATGTGCTTTGTATAGATGAGAATTATGAAAGTCAACCTAAAGATGGTGAAGAATGGGAAGTGAAAGAGAACCCATGCCAAGAAAAGGATATACAACCTTCTCCTAAAGTGATTCACAAATGGGACTCTACAAAGCAGCAATTGGGTATTGGTTGCAATGgatattgttttgaaaatgaaaagcagttACCGAGGGAGGGACCTAAACCAGTATCACCTGGCCAGACTGAAAATGTTGCTGAAGAAGATAACTGTGGAAAAGAGGATGAACTTGATTGCGTATCACATGACAGTGATTTGAGTGATCAGTCGTTACCTATGAAATGCGACGGCCTTGAGTCAGTTCAGGATTGTTTTACAGATTGTAGTCGCCAAGCACCATTTGATGAGCAACCACCTCAAGCCTGCCATGATGCACAGTTGAGAAAACCTTGTGCAAATGACAGTGCTTTGACAGATGAACATGCTATTTCAGAAGAAGCTCCTTGCACTCCACATGAAAATGAACCTTTTTGTGATGAATCTGCAGATGAGGAAAACCCAGTAAAATACACTTGTTTGGCAGAGGAGGCACCGCATGAGGAGGCACCGTGTCAGAAGGCAGAGTTACTCGTATCGGATGAGAGCACTTGTTCTGTAAATGGTTCCTCCGCAGCTGGGTTTATCCCCCAGACAAAGGACAGTTTGGAGATGAGAGGTAGTAATGATCCTGATGATCAGAAAACCAAATCAGTTGTGTTGGAGAGAAAGGACAATAACGCATCTCAAGAAGAATTATTTCATCACCAGTCTCACTCACCTCCGTCTGAGGTTATTAAAAAAGATGAGGCTGAAGAGGCATCGACTAAAGAAACAAATCTCAAAATGAACATAACAAATGAGGAATTGGAAAAAGCTCACAAGGAGGTTGTAATTCCATTTATTGCAACAGATGTAGTACAACTACATATCTCCAACCCACAAGGCAAGATAGACGTTCAAGGCCAGAAAGGAATACCATTTAACAGTGAAACTGCACACCCTGACAAGCTCACAGAGGTATCAAGTTCTTCTATAATGTACCgtaaagaagaggaagtgaatgCTGGCACAATATCACTTCTTGATGGAAGCAAAACCAATCAGTCATTAGTCTTTGGAAGTGAGGCTGATAACAGGTGCCCTACTCCAACTTTGGATGAGGTGCCATGCGACTGCATACCTTGTTCTCTACCTGGCGGCAGTACTGAAAAAACCTGCATAAACATTACTGCACGATGTCTTAGCAGAAGCTCAACACCTCTAAATCTTGAGAAGCCTCTTGAGCAAAAACTCTGTTACCCATCTAGAGTTCATCGTGATCCCAGCCCTCACTACGTTCAGCATTCTGATGAACAAAGAACTCTAAATGTTCTGAAATGTCTAGAAACGTTTCTCTCCAATTCAAAACGTACCGACAAATCTAACCAGATTGAAACAACTGATACAAAAAACGGTCTTGATCAAAAGCCTAACCTCAGCAGCAAGCACCTCTCTACTTCTTCAGCTGACATTATGAACAATAAATTAGGCAATTTAAAGCCAGTGGTGGTGTCAACCTCTACCTCACAAGAACTGCCCAAAGAATCTTCAGGTCACCTTGtatcatctttaaaaaataagcTTGAGGAAGTACTTGGTCCTCAACACAGTTTTGAAAGAACAGATATAACAAAGGACACCTCTATAGGGCAAGATGATTGTCATTCCTATAGATCTACTCCCTCTGCTCAGTGTTTGCAAACCATTAAACCAAATATTGACCAAGACGGGCATAAGACAACATCAGAGTCCAATTTAAATGATGGACCTGGTTCATTCAATCAGCGTCCTGTCATGGCTGTAAAACCCTCTAAGAATGATGAAAGTCAATCAGATCATAGCTCTAAAGATGGACAAATTGAGTACTCTCCCACCAACGCACCACCCACCACCATGCCCTTGGAGAAGACAGAATGTTTCATAGAAAATTCTGGACTAAATGATGAAAATCAAAAGCTCAGTGAGTTTTCTACCAAAGGTTATCAACTGTCGATTGTTAATGACGGTAACTCTAACTCAGATGAAGCTACATTGGCACCTTTAGATCCTCCTGATAAGTACCAAAGAGGGAGTATGATTCTTTCATCAGCTCTGTCCAAGCAGTCAGTTGAATTGGCAAAAAGTGATCAACACCAAGGTTTCTTTACACATAGTTTACTTGAGAAAGTTGGGGAAACAATTAAAGAGAACCCTAAAATGGATCAGAAAGATGGCTCAGAAGCATCAACTTTATTTGGGGATGACAACGACACCAGCATTACAGAAGAAAGTCTCATCCCTGGACCGCAAACTTCTCTCACGTGCACAGTTTTTAACACTGGTCGGAAAAGACCATATTCTTTTCTGGAGGAGGTTTCTCGAAGATGCCTACAGGATGACCCCACACAGGCGTCAATGGAACAGGAGTGTCTTATCTTCTCTGACCAAATGAAACAGCTTTTGAAAAGTAGTAAGAGAGGACAGATAAGCAAACAGGATACAGATGACACCTTGACATTGTCTTGTGCTAGTCCTTTGACTGTGCACTTTTCAAgcctggaggagcaggaggattCAATGGATCTCCTGGACGCACCCTCACTCGCTGGACAAAAAATCAAGGTTGACATGTctgacaggaaaaacacagaggatgaaAAGGCTATGCATCCTCAAAACCTATCCCAAAAAACAGATAACCTCAAGGAACATGTGGATGTATCTGCTGTCACTGCAAAAAGTGCTAGGCTTTATGAGGCAATGATGGATGACATTTGTGGTGTCCGAAAGGCCCCATTGAGACCCAAGCACTTAATGAACAGAGGTTACAAAAACATTGAACCAAGTAACCCTTTCGACTTCTGTGATcaaatgaagagagagatggacgaGAGCTTTCGAAGTAAACTGAATTCAGTTGTGAAGAAATCCTGTAAAACAAAGTACAGATTCTACATATTGGCAACGTCAGACGATGCCGTCTTTGAGGAAACCAAG gcACAGTTAGAGTCAGTGGGCCATACTTCCATACAGCCATCCAAGTTCTTCCTTGGTGAAGGCAGTTCTTCATCCCTTCTCATCGTCCTCAGGAATGAAGACATTGCAGAGCACATTTGCAAG GTCCCACATTTGCTGGAGTTAAAGAAGTCACCAGGCGTGCAGTTTGCTGGAATAGATGAACCAGATGATGTTGTGAATCTCACCCACCAGGAGCTCTTCACACGGGGAGGTTTTCTAATGTTTGACAATGCAGCACTGGAGTCCCTCAGTCTTT GCGACATGAAAAAATGCTCCGACATCTTGCAAGAGCTGGGCAGAACAGGGAAGTGGAAATGGATGTTACACTACAGAGACAGTCGTCGGCTGAAGGAAAATGCGAG GTTGAATTCAGAGGCCAAAGAAAAGAAGTGCTTCTTAAACTCTTGCCAGGACAGTGGGATACTGGAGTTCTTGCCTTACCACAAGTGTGACCACACATCAAGAGATCAGCCTGACTATCTCACATGTTTGGTTCGCTTGCAGGTCCAGAATATATCAGCCCGTTATCCTTTATTTATAACTG ATGCAACAACAGACGGGACATTTGGGATAAACGGAATTTTAACAATGACCGTGAACTCTTTCCTGACAAAGTCTCCAAGTGAAACATTGTTATGA